A genomic region of Solanum dulcamara chromosome 2, daSolDulc1.2, whole genome shotgun sequence contains the following coding sequences:
- the LOC129877772 gene encoding abscisic acid receptor PYL4-like — protein MTSSLQLHRINHHSTATLAGNFPATMTNNNVDVPDNLYHYHNHSVVPNNQCCSAVVRSISAPIDIVWSIIRRFDNPQAYKNFLKSCHIIVGDGKVVGSLREVHVITGLPAASSIERLEILDDEKKVMSISIVGGDHRLTNYRSVTTLHRTAADDGGDGDGTVVVESYVVDVPQGNTMEETSVFVDTIVRCNLQSLAQIAENMEKTKST, from the coding sequence atGACTTCCTCACTTCAACTCCACCGAATCAACCACCACAGCACCGCCACACTCGCCGGAAACTTCCCCGCGACGATGACTAACAATAATGTCGATGTCCCTGACAACCTCTACCATTACCACAACCACTCTGTGGTTCCCAACAACCAGTGCTGCTCCGCCGTGGTCCGTTCCATCTCCGCCCCAATCGACATCGTGTGGTCCATAATCCGCCGTTTCGACAATCCGCAAGCCTACAAAAACTTTCTCAAGAGCTGCCACATCATCGTCGGCGACGGCAAAGTTGTCGGTTCGCTCAGGGAGGTCCACGTCATCACCGGCCTCCCCGCGGCTTCGAGCATCGAGAGGCTTGAAATTCTAGACGACGAGAAAAAAGTGATGAGCATTAGTATTGTCGGCGGGGATCACCGGCTGACTAATTATAGATCGGTGACGACGCTTCATCGGACGGCGGCGGATGATGGGGGCGATGGCGACGGGACAGTGGTGGTGGAATCATACGTTGTGGATGTACCGCAGGGGAatacaatggaagaaaccaGTGTATTCGTTGATACAATTGTACGGTGCAATTTGCAATCGTTAGCGCAAATCGCGGAGAATATGGAGAAAACTAAGAGTACTTAG